The genomic segment GGGATGGAGTGTGGGAATACAGTCAATTCCGGGCGACCACAGCACTCATACCCCTAGGGCAccggcctttttaaaaaaattgttaatgtTTTGCTTTGTGTCCCAGGCTGTAGGGCTTTGGGCGGAGTGAAAAACAGGCGGAATTTAGTCAGAGCCCGGCAGTTCAAGTAGGACGGGAGGTGAATTGGATAGGGAAATAAGATAACTGAATAAAGACTCCTAGAAATGTTTGTTTCTGAGGGACGGAACCAAAGAATCTCTTTCCCCAAGAGGAAGTTTGTTGTGTCAGAAGACAAGGCCTGTGCTCTGACAACTCCCCTGGGCCTAAAATTGCCATGAAACTGTCTACATTAGTcaatcaaatttctttttctaaggTAACACAGATGTCATCACGCAGACATTTAGCTGTGTGAATGTAGgcttttaaatgcaaaaaaaatagtCCCTGGACAATACACAAGAGTAATACTCAGATATTTCTGAGCAGAAAGATTTTCGCGCAACTCATGCACACCAACCTCCAAATACCAATATGCCTCACACCTTCAGCTATTCATGACGGAGTAGAAGGCAAACGAGTTTGCAAATACTGTTGTTAACTTTCATCCTGAAAATAGTCATTAGCACGCCGAGCCGCACGTTTAATACAGTGTAATCTCTCGCAGATGCTTAAGTTCTAAATAAATGCGCACTACCCGTCCCCACGGAGTGTTGCCTCCGCCCGCCAAGGGCATTCTGAGGGCCCTTGGGCTGTCACAGGGTCCCACGGAGCCAGGAGTCACAAACTTTCCCAAAAGTCCAGGCAGTTATTACCGCACGCCCCGCGCTGCCACCATAAAGGGCCACAGTGCTCTGAACCAGAGCTGCGATGAGGGCAGAAacagctaagggattctgttgtTTTTGCGTCTTCCGCAGAAAGCTGCCAGCTGAAGAAACCTCAGGAGGCGGCTGGAGACTGTAAGGCGGCGGAGGAGAGCGAAAGGCCGAAGCCACGCAGCCGCCGGAAGCCCCGGGTCCTCTTCTCGCAAGCCCAGGTCTTCGAGCTGGAACGCAGATTCAAGCAGCAGAGGTACCTGTCGGCTCCTGAGCGCGAGCACCTCGCCAGCAGCCTGAAGCTCACGTCCACGCAGGTGAAGATCTGGTTCCAGAATCGCAGGTACAAGTGCAAGAGACAACGGCAGGACAAGTCTCTGGAGCTGGGCGCCCacgcgcccccgccgccgccgcgccgcgtGGCCGTACCGGTGCTGGTGCGGGACGGCAAGCCGTGCGTCACTCCCGGCGCGCCAGCCTACGGCGCGCCCTACAGTGTGGGCGCGGGCGCCTACTCCTACAACAGCTTCCCCGCCTACGGTTATGGGAACTCGGcagccgccgccgcggccgccgctgctgcagccgccgccgccgcggcctaTAGCGGCAGCTACGGCTGTGCGTACCCGGCGGGAGGTAGCGGTGGTGGCGGCAGCGGGGCCAGCGCGGCGGCTTCGGCCATGCAGCCTGCCTGCAGTGCGGCCGGAGGCGGCCCCTTTGTGAACGTGAACAACCTGGGCGGCTTTGGCGGCGGTGGCGGCACTCAGCCCTTGCATCAGGGTGCGGCGGCTGGGGCCGCGTGCGCTCAGGGCACCTTGCAGGGCATCCGGGCCTGGTAGGGACTGGTCAGGTCACGCGGCTGGCGCCCCTCCGCAGCCTGGCGCCGCGGGACTGAAGTGCGAGAAAGGCTGGATCCAAGGAAAGGCCAGGTCCCCtcgttaaaaatataaatatatgtatacacacacacgtctCGCTTCCCAGGGCCCCCCCGAAGCGCAGCTCACGCGACGCCTGGGGAACGGGGCTCAGGGGTGAAAATACCCGGTAGCTGTCGCGGAGACTGTCTATAAGGCAGAAAAGCCGGCTGGGTGCAGAGAGGATGATGGCCCCGAGCCTGGCTCCGAAAGGAGTGCGAGAGGCTGGGACTCTGGCTGCCGCTCGGTTCTCCCAGAGCGAGAAGGGCTTTTCTCCCTCGGCCTTCCCGCGGCCTCCGCGAAGCACTGACAGAGAACTCAAGGACGGAAAAAGcatgaaggagagaaaaatgggCGTCCTGGCTTGAAAAATCCCAGGCCCTACAGACCCTCTGCCCCCTTTGCGGGGCCGGAGCGCCACACCGCAGTCCATTTTCCTTTTCGAATCGCCTGCCCTCCGCAAGGAATACCTTGGCCTGGATTTCTGGATTGTCAGGCGGGGTAGAACTCTGCGAGAAAAACCAGAGTAGCGAGATCAAAAGTTGGGGGCTGAACAAATCTGGGACCTGGTGGCCCACCGAAGGTGTTACCGGGTTTCCTTTCtgtttcatattctgtattcaacacatataatatatatctaACTATATCCACACACCATGTACACACCCGCTGCCATACACTACAGGAGTCAATAAACAAGGTGCAATATTTTCAAACCGTTGGCCGGCTACAGACTTtatttagccaaaaaaaaaaaaaaaaggagagagagtaagagagagagGATCCTTTAAGCAGGGCGGGTGGGGAAGGCAAAGATGCGCAAGGGAAAGCAGTACCCCCTGGCGATCACAGGCCTGGTCTCCCCTGCCCTAGCCCCCAGGCTTCAAGTCTGGTCTCCCCAAGGCtttgttctttaatttctctttactCTTGTAAGGAAGACAGGTCGGAGACTCAAGGTCTTTTGAGGTCCTGGGCTTTGTAATCCCCCCAAGTTTCACCCAGATGCTTGGGCTAGTATCTGGGTCTGCGTTAAATCAAGGCTTAGATTCTGTCCCATGTCGAGGGTCTCCAGGGAAAAGGAAACCTCGCCCCCAGGCCTAGCATTAGGCGGCGAGAAGGCGGCTTCATCTACAGCCGCCGCCCCGGCTTCCAGCGCGCCCGGGGGCGCTGCGCCCCACGGCGGCCGAGTTCTCCCCCTCGGCcgccctcccttctcccccgGCGGCCGCGGCTTTATGCGGCTCCTTGTCACTTGCGGAGAATGCCTGTGCGAGGGCTGTGCTGCCACACGGCCGATTGTGAGCGTGCCAAGGCGGGTGAATGGGGAGGCCTCAGAGCGCCGCGCCATTGTGGGGCCGGGCCTTGCTGAAAGGCGGCTCCGGGCCGGGAAGGTGCGGAAAGAATGGCTTTTTATTGGAGTCCCGAACAAAAGGTGTGGTAGGAAGGCGAAGTCCCCTGCGCGAACAAAAACCCCAGAGCGTCGGGATTGACGTCCCCCCCGAGTTCCCCATTGCTTCTCAGAGCGGGGGCTTTGTGCAGCAGTCTGCTCAACAGAGGGACAGAGAAATGCGCGGGGGTTTTGTTCCCCACTTTTTGtgcgctgggggagggggcgaCAAGGGGGGACGGGGGCTGGGCGGGCAGCAGGGAGGGGCGCGCTGATTAGGCCCGGCCGGCCGGGGCGCGGAGACGTTCAGCGGGAGTCGGCGGCCTGAATGCAGGGTCATTATTGCTACAAGTTTAGCAATTTCGCCCTtacaggagggggcgggggctgctAGTGTGCTGCGGGGCCGCCGGGCTGGAGAGCTGCAGAGCCTCGCAggatgaggaagaaaaaagaggggagggagggagggaggcaggcaaaGGAATCCTCCAAAACCGACTGACCGCCCAGGATGAGGCTTGGACGCGTCCAAAAGGGCCTAGCGGGATGCTGGAAAGGCGGCGCCTGGGGGGCGAAGATACGCCCTCCCCTCGCCTCTCTTGATGCAGAAAGACCCCAGAGCCGGGCTAGAGTTAGTGCACCGGACTGCCGGTCCCTCAGCTCCTAGCTGCCAGTTCCTTCTTCTCTCAAGTCGCACTGGAGCTGGGACACCGCCTCCCACCATCACTTAAACCACCGTGGCGCCCCAAGTCCACTTCCAAATGAGCCTTCTCTTCTGGAGCTATTATATTCCCTTAAGTTGCTTAGGCTAAGGGCATGGAGGGAATTCTTGCTTCCTGACACGTTTCTCAATGCTGCAGCCGCTaaggactcattcattcattccttgatCTATTCAAAAGTATTCATTAATACTGATACTACTAATATAGGTGAACTCCCCCGTTCTGGCTATTGGGGACGGTGAAGAAAACCTGTTCCCTCAAGCTTAGGAAGTTTATTtgaaggggtgtgtgtggtggggagatagACAActaacaaataaatgtaaaaacacGTAGTAGTTaaattctaaaaaagaaatagaaccaGGTACTGGAGGGAGGATTCTTTTGGAGTAGGTGGTCAGAGAAAGCCACGTTGAGGAGATTAAGCTGATGCATGAATGACAAAAAGGAAGCCAGCCTAAGCAGTGCTTTGCTGTTGGAGTCTCCCATGCTTCTCTGCAcatgccaccccccacccccttgtctGAAATGCCCTAGTACCCTCATCTTTCTGGTgagctctttctcctccttcaagGCCACACTTTTTTCCTGAGCCACCCAAGTGGAGGTAATCACCCTCATAAGTGCCATCAGAGTCTTAGGTACTTTCCAATATCACAACATAATGTCATGCAAagatttatttgtctctctccctccacgTGAGGGCCTGAGATTGTAGGGGGGCCAGGTTGGCATCTTTTCCCTCTCGGACAGATAACACGGGGTCAGTCTCCTTCAGCGCCACCTTCCCCAATGCGGATGTCCCCAGTGGTGTGGAACTTTGGCATTGGGTGCTAGCTGCAAAGTAGAGGCAGAACTAAACTCTTAACCTACCTGGGCAGAGCCACCTAGCCCATTCCCAGAGAATGCTTCTGCCTTGGGTACCCCATGATGCTGCCTGGGGACATCGCTTCCCCAAGAGATCATCGCCCCTTGCCCAACAGCTCAAAACCTAGGAAAAGAGGCTGAGAACTTGGTGACGACCTTGATACAAGGATACAAAGTTTAGGGTTGGGGAAGACTCAGGGATAAGGAAGAAAGCGAGGACTCAGGTGGAGTGGCGTTGGAAACCTGGGATGTGTATGATAAATCTGGGACCTGCATCTAGGACCCAATTCAACTTCCCCTACATTCACTAGGTGAGGAGTATGATCAGTGATCAAGATGCTGTCCTGCATGGAGCGCTCACTTCCAAGACGGGATTTCGGCAAGTGCGCTAGGAACCCAAGTCTCTGGGAGCGGACTCCATTGCTCCGCTGGGGGTTTCCTAAGCAAGCAACTCCTTTTTCCCCATCCTTGTCTGTATCCTGCTGGGCCATGGCCTCAAAATGCTCCCTAGTGCCGGATCCCCACCTTCTTTGCCTGGCTTCCTCCTGGCCCGCATTAATCTTCCTTCACTCTGCATCCATCCCCTCCTGTTCTGGAAAAGAGGCATGTGACTCTCAAAGAGGAAACAGAGCTGGTTTTAAGGATTGGCTTCTGTGTAGTTTGCGTGTCTTGGGATACTTAAAGGCAGTCTGGACCAGCCCCCTTCCCAATATCTACCCTTCCCAAGATCCTGCAATCTCCAAGTATAAATAGCTCACATCTCTTCGATGAAAGATTTCTATACTGCTCAGTTACTGGGGTTCCAGTGCCTTGGCCATCAGAGGGTGAAAACCCTTGACTAACAGCTACCTCTTCCTTGACCTCCCTCTCTGGGGGAAAGAAACCCTCCCTGGCCCAAACTGCTGCTTCACTGATTGTCTTGTGAACCAGGAGTAATTGTAAAATCCAGGCTGGCCTTCTAATGACCCATGAGACTTTGAGCAGATCAAGTAAGTTCCCCTCTGAGCTCTaagacagagagaaggacacactaTGATTTCAGACATCACTTCTGACTCAAACCCTCCTTGCTTCTCTGAATAAGTAGATCATCCCTCCCCATCCAAAGACTTGGGCTCAAGAAGTGGGTAGGCACTACTGATGGAGTTGGTGGAATAGATTCTAGATGgccagcatctttttttttctcttcctctacaGAGCCTAATCTTGAGGGGTTAAGAGgatggactctggagtcaggctgcctcCATTCCAATCTCAGCACCACCACAATTAGCAGTAAAGATTTGGTGTAAGTTAGGAGCattctgatcctcagtttcctcctctataaaatgagtaTGCTTATAGCACCTCtcatgtagggttttttttttcttacagtaaaATGAGCAAGTATTAAGTGTACAACTCAGTGAACGTTTATGTATGTAAATGCTCGCGTACCAATCACCTTGGCTTTGAAAATTAGAGATGATCGGTGTAAAAGCAGCTTTAGGGCAGTGTCTGATTTGCATCAAGCGTTGCATCCGTGTTATAGGCCAGGCCAGTGCTATAATTCAGAAGCCCAGGGCTGTGTTGTGCCTTGGAGGCACCCAGGTGGCGGGGAGAGCCGGACAGGCCCGAGGACTCAGAATAGCAACACAGAGGTGGGTCAGAGCCATGGCTGGTTAGCCAGGGACAGGAGGCACCAGGCGGGGCTGGCAAGGGTGGCAAACTTTTCAGAGGTTTGCACCTTGGCTGGGTGTGGGGAATTCGACCGAAGGGGAAGTTGAAAGGGGAAGGTTCCAAGCAAAACCTCGAGTCTGCTCTAACCCATCGCTGCAGGGAGGAAAAGGTCGGAAGGGGAAACCCAGGCGCCCTCGGCAGGGCTTCTAGAGATCCCGCGCCTCGCGGTTCCCGGGCGCCGCCGGGCTGACCTGAGCCCTCACGGCTCGGCCGGGgtggggccgggtgggcgggcgCTTCGCTCGGGAACTGCGCGTGCAGGAGGCCACCGCAGCCGCCTCTTCCTTCGTTTATGGTCAGGGCCCAGAGGGGACGTCCTGGGCGCCTTCTCCCAACTCGAGGGGCCCGAGCCGGAGAAGAACGGCGGATTCTCCGTGACCACACCTCAGTGCTCCGCCTCCGCCTGCTCCGCGCCAGCGAGAAGGAGCCTCGGAAGCGCTGGGGGCGGCGCAGGTGCCGCGGGGCCGGGCGCCGCGTCTGAGGCAGGCCTGGGGCGGTCGGAGCCCGCCGGGCAGGGAGCGCACGGCGAGCGCCGGGACAGCCTGGCCAGCCCCCGGGATGAAAGCTCAAAGTGGAAGAGCCAGGCGTCCTGGCGGTCGCGACCCGGGCGCGGAGCCAGGCCCAGTCCGCAGCGCGGAGGTAGGACACTCTGCGGATCGTTTGGTGAGTCCATAAGGCCTCTGGGCCAAGTCCAGAGAGGCCTcgcggcggggcgggggcactGAGTTCAAAACTACGTTTGCTCTGTTGAAAAGACGCTACCCCCCAAACCTAGACTGTAGGTAACGTCAGTAGCAGCACAATTTTCCAAggggacttttaaaatttttattgaagtatgaaaCGCAGGAAGGAAAGACCTAAGTGTACACACAGCTCGCTGAATCTTCATAAACTGAACACTCCCTGTGAACAACACCCAGGTGAAGAAACAGAGCCataccagcccccacccccacccaagtcCTCTCATGCTCCCTTCTTGTTACTACCGTCGCCGCCAAGGGTAACCACTATCCTGGCTTAGCAGCCAGTAGCCAGGATAGATTCGTTTTGCCTGGTCTGGAAcgttatataagtggaatcgcAGAGCGTGTACTCTGTGTGCGTGGCTTCTTCCATTTGTGAGATTTACCTATGTTGCTGCGTGTCGTTGTAGCTCGTTCATTTTCATTACTTTAAAGTATTCCCCTGTGTGATGTGTCACAATTAATTCATCCGTTTtgctattgatggacatttgggtagttTCTAGTTTTGAGCTGTTGTGACgaatgctgctacaaacattctaGAACAGAATCCTGtggaactttctgcagtgatgaaaatgttccacgtctgtgctgtccagtatggcAGCCGCTACTCACGTGTGGCTGTTGAGCAACTGAACCATGACTGGTGTGACTGAGGgacttgatttttaattttctaaaattatagttAATTTAAATGTAATGAGTTATATGTGTTGGACAGCACAGTTCTGGTATGTCTTTGGGTGACTGTAATGCACAtttctattctgtatatacccaggagtgcaaCTGTTGTGTGTTAAGAGTTGAATGTCAACTTTAGTAGATTCTGCCAAGCAGTTTTCTAAagttgattgtaccaatttatactcccgccagcagcagcaccaccacATGCTCCCCAATATTTAgtattttcattccatttctttcattttagctATTCTGGTGAGTATGTAGTTAAAAGAAgcttttgttcactttttttttttgaagagggaagtaattaagtttatttatttagtttttcgatggaggtactgggggtggaacccaggacctcatgcatgctaagcatgtactctaccatttgagctataccctcctcccacttTTGTTCACTTTTAAATAAGATTATGAAAATTGCCACTGAACCGTAGTGAAAATGATGATTATGATGGTTGGGGGATTTCTTGGGGACTGAGAGGTGTTATAAGGATGTAAAGCTCACCCTTTTACTACCCCACTTCTGTAGCTCGGCCTCCCACCCGATCAGCCTTCTCCCCTAGGAACTGGACCAGGATTAGCTGGCCATTAGGGAAGAGGCTACATGTTTGGAGGTGATCCATCTCCCACATCTCTTGTTACTTTTTGCCTTCCTAAAATCAGAGCCCCTCTTCCTCTACTGTTATAATTGGAATATCCCACCAGAGGACAGAGTGAGACTGCCTGGCAGGCTGCAGCCATGGCAGAGAAGCCGGGTTTTGCGCTGACTTCTGTTTTAGTTTGCAGTTTGGCTCTGCCTTGtaaaaaaagtcattaacagtccTGGATGTGCTATGTCACTGGCTTGCTAAGAAGCAAAGTCAGCCCTGGGGAAGCAGCACAGGGACTCCTTTCTGTgtcaggctgtgtgtgtgtgtgtgtgtgtgtgtgtgtgtgtcttgcttTGTAGACATTCTCTCTAATCCTAAGAATAACCTTGTAAATTTACACATGTAGGAACGGacgctcagagatgttaagtcaTTCCCCTCAAGGCCACATAGCTGTAAACAGTGGCAGCAACACCAGTAGGACTTTCTACCAATGCCACTGAGAGCATTTCTGACGTTTtctacatcccttccctgggtaaaCAGAGCCCTGGCTGGTGCAGATCTTGAAATTCTGGATCACATTAGATGTCCTCTGCTAAGCTTTCCTTTAGACAGACTCAAACCGATCACTGATGGCTTGTGTGTGGTCAAATAAGCAGAGAGGGTGTTTGTCATATTGTGTTACTTGTGGAATTCACTTTGTGTGACACACGAGTTCTTGGACATTTGTGTGCAACAGAACTTTTTACTtgtggaaagggagaaaaactgAGTACATCTTAAGTTCATCCCTGGAATTTGTTGCTTAAAAGTATTCCAAAGTGAATTAATTTGTGAAGTGaaggattcttttaaaatatgaataataaccCAGCATTTGCATTGTAAGTTTGGGTTTTCGAATAATAAACAAGGGTGGAgagcaattcaaaattatatgcAGGATTCCACATATACTTCTTCTTTCACTGAGAAATGTTCTAATGAAAGTTTCACCTGGACCATCTTGACAGTGAGTTCTCTGGGAGGTCTACAGATTTGTTCTCTATCCAGATGGTGAGTTGCTAGAAGCCCAGTGCCCCAGCAGTTACTGGTGTATTCAGGCTTGACTTGGGTATGTTTTGTAGTCCGTGATCACACGGTGAGCCTCTCATGGATGGGGCTCAAGAGTTAAATGGTTTCTTAGATTAAAAGACCCTCCCAGCCTTGAGattctttaaattaaatttgttaCATGACTATAGATTCAGAGATTTCAGCTGTGCTGGTGGGAAGGGCCTTAAAAGTCACCGAAGTCTGGCTCTCTTCTGATGCTGAATCATGTGTGAAGAATTGTGGGCAAGAAACTGTCCCATGTCTCCTGGACACCACCCATGGGACAACCACTCACCTTTCCACTCCATAAGTATGAGAAAGTTCTGCTCAATGTTCATGTGGAATCCGCCTCCTACAGTTTCCGTCAGCTGTTCCTCTTCGTTCCCACAGATGTCTACTCCTGCATGTCAGTTCTTCACATAGTTGAGGCCAGCCGTCGAATCTCATGTAGCCCTTCCCTTCTCCAGGTGAAATAGCCTCGGTTTCTTTGGCTGTCCTCGACCCCCTCGTCATTCTTCAGTGGGTGTCCTCTAGCTCATCCTTTTCTTCTGTGCCTGGGCTGCTCTGGTGTATTCCCCATAGGAAGCCCTCTTTCCTGAGCCTTCCTGGACTATTCTGAGAAGTCTGAGGCCCACGGGGAGTCTCTCCCTCATGGGTCCCATTCTCCTCAATTTATGTTTTATTCCTTAGTCTTCAGAGGGATATATATCCATTCTTTCTCAAAGTAACACTTCCCCTTAAAATCTAGAGCTATTTTCTTTCCTACTTCTAGAAACAGTGCTTCTTATTTTGAGTTCTGAGGTTCCCTCACCCtatgatttaatattttccaccttccttcctttcacccTCACACATGCAGCATTCTCTCCATATTATCGTCTCTGAACACTGTCGTCccttcctcaaatatctttcctCCCCCTCTAGGGTTAGACTTCTGAATATTTGTCTTGACAACTACTTCCCTTTCCCTCAGCCAGAACAACACTGACCTCCCACAGTGGTGACTACTGCTGCCCAGTTGGAAGTTACCTTTGTGGTCAGCTGGCTCGGGTCTTTCCCTGATGCCCAATGCCCTTCAGCAGCACTCCTGACGTGCTCAAGTCCTGCCACTCCTTCTAATTACCTGAGACTCATTCTTGGAGATCAGATGTCTTCTCCTCCAGCTTGTGCTTTATTACCTGTCTTCAGTGTTTGGCATATGACTTTTTTTCTGGAAAGTCTGGAAAGTTTGACACCCTGTAACTATGctgatcattttctttcttaaagagTAGTtactcctcttctttctccagcCCCACTTAATGGAACCCTTCAAGTCTCAGTGCCTTTTCTACACTCTTGCTGTCCTAAAGCTTGTCATTGTACACAGCGTC from the Vicugna pacos chromosome 11, VicPac4, whole genome shotgun sequence genome contains:
- the NKX2-3 gene encoding homeobox protein Nkx-2.3, encoding MMLPSPVTSTPFSVKDILNLEQQQQQHFHGAHLQTDLEHHFHSAPCMLAAAEGTQFSDGGEEDEEEDGEKLSYLNSLATADGHGDSGLCPQNYVHTVLRDSCSGPKEHEEESEIVRDRSQKSCQLKKPQEAAGDCKAAEESERPKPRSRRKPRVLFSQAQVFELERRFKQQRYLSAPEREHLASSLKLTSTQVKIWFQNRRYKCKRQRQDKSLELGAHAPPPPPRRVAVPVLVRDGKPCVTPGAPAYGAPYSVGAGAYSYNSFPAYGYGNSAAAAAAAAAAAAAAAAYSGSYGCAYPAGGSGGGGSGASAAASAMQPACSAAGGGPFVNVNNLGGFGGGGGTQPLHQGAAAGAACAQGTLQGIRAW